The Chitinophaga flava genome has a segment encoding these proteins:
- a CDS encoding response regulator, producing the protein MQPKRIKYYLLGLFITGMILFVVLQFNSAKNIRKLISGNEQLLQELNVKNEIQKLQTSLAKTDSKVRGAVISQDTNHVTGIEVEIAIIKSDLKEINKIVKNDSTEKLLTQLNYLVDEKNSYNLLVLDTFYSSGKSAAEKMINNQRGKRLGEAITNILHQLDTTRQTEVNRTTRLIDTSGQKAQSWGTVLVLFACLTSLLAFLYITSRIHRQEQLIEALDESQRQEKNLAAVKDQFLANMSHEIRTPMNAVLGFTHLLQAQPLNEKSKEYVNAIAGAGRNLLEIINDILDLSKIESGMMRIEATSFSLRGVLHSIDTLFRAKAEEKHLHFSIQADEEVSDLLYGDVMRLTQILVNLTSNAIKFTPEGEVNIQVARIWAEEKNVRLLFTVRDTGIGIEAEQLDSIFDRFNQAEVSTTRKYGGTGLGLTIVKQLIELQNGFISVESKTGQGSTFKVELPYTLGEMMPEDTDNLYAENDLPIHPNIRLLVAEDNRMNQNLLRHLLSSWQLQYRVVNNGREALQALEKQVFDLVLMDIQMPEMDGYTTVTKIRKELHSNIPVIAMTAYAMEGEREKCLQMGMNDYISKPIDENMLYRMVQVYTGKSAAREVTPPPVYNGENGHTHLLNMQYIRELSKGDKAFEKSMLEQFVTQLPEDLSMLKNAIMINDPVSIRATAHNLKTTVSFTGLETHLYPILEQLEQIDENTYNATTVQELFYTLKQLCLQAIQEAIDITI; encoded by the coding sequence ATGCAGCCGAAAAGAATAAAATATTATCTGCTTGGCCTGTTCATTACAGGTATGATCCTGTTCGTCGTGCTGCAGTTTAACTCCGCTAAAAATATCCGCAAACTTATTTCCGGTAACGAGCAACTGTTACAGGAGCTCAACGTAAAGAATGAAATACAGAAGCTGCAAACTTCGCTGGCAAAGACAGACAGCAAAGTACGGGGTGCTGTGATTTCTCAGGACACCAACCATGTCACTGGCATTGAAGTGGAGATTGCCATCATCAAATCTGATCTGAAGGAGATCAATAAAATTGTCAAAAACGACAGTACTGAAAAACTGCTTACCCAACTCAATTACCTGGTAGATGAGAAAAACAGCTACAATCTGCTGGTATTGGACACCTTCTACAGCAGTGGTAAAAGTGCCGCGGAGAAGATGATCAACAATCAGCGGGGAAAACGGCTGGGAGAAGCTATCACCAACATATTACATCAGCTGGACACCACACGGCAGACAGAAGTAAACAGGACCACCCGCCTCATTGATACCAGCGGACAAAAGGCTCAGAGCTGGGGCACCGTGCTGGTATTGTTTGCATGCCTTACCAGCCTGCTGGCATTTCTGTATATCACCAGCCGTATCCATCGCCAGGAACAGCTCATAGAAGCCCTGGACGAATCCCAGCGGCAGGAAAAAAATCTCGCTGCCGTAAAAGACCAGTTTCTCGCTAACATGAGCCACGAAATACGGACACCCATGAATGCCGTACTCGGTTTTACGCACCTGCTGCAAGCCCAGCCTCTCAACGAAAAATCCAAAGAATATGTTAACGCCATTGCCGGCGCTGGCCGTAATCTGCTGGAAATTATCAACGACATACTTGATCTTTCGAAAATAGAATCCGGTATGATGCGCATTGAAGCAACCTCCTTCAGTTTGCGCGGCGTACTGCATTCCATTGATACCCTATTCAGAGCCAAAGCAGAAGAAAAACACCTGCACTTCAGCATACAAGCCGATGAAGAAGTATCCGACCTTCTCTACGGCGATGTAATGCGGTTGACACAAATACTCGTCAATCTTACCAGCAATGCCATCAAATTCACGCCGGAAGGGGAAGTCAATATACAAGTGGCCAGGATATGGGCTGAAGAAAAAAATGTTCGTTTATTGTTCACCGTTAGAGATACCGGTATCGGTATAGAAGCAGAACAACTGGACAGTATCTTCGATCGCTTTAACCAGGCAGAAGTCTCCACCACCCGCAAATACGGAGGTACAGGCCTGGGGCTTACCATTGTAAAACAACTCATAGAACTGCAAAACGGCTTCATCTCTGTAGAAAGCAAAACCGGCCAGGGGTCTACTTTTAAGGTCGAACTTCCTTACACGCTGGGAGAAATGATGCCGGAAGATACGGATAACTTATATGCTGAAAACGACCTTCCTATTCATCCCAATATCAGGTTGCTGGTGGCAGAAGACAACCGCATGAACCAGAACCTGCTGCGTCATTTGCTCAGCAGCTGGCAACTGCAATACCGGGTTGTCAATAATGGTCGGGAAGCCCTGCAGGCACTCGAAAAACAAGTATTTGACCTGGTGCTGATGGATATCCAGATGCCGGAGATGGACGGATATACTACCGTTACCAAAATCAGGAAGGAATTACATTCCAATATCCCGGTGATTGCAATGACGGCTTACGCGATGGAAGGAGAAAGGGAGAAATGCCTGCAGATGGGCATGAATGATTATATTTCCAAACCCATCGATGAGAATATGCTCTATCGCATGGTACAGGTATATACCGGCAAATCTGCCGCCAGGGAAGTAACGCCACCGCCAGTATATAATGGCGAAAATGGTCATACTCACCTGCTCAATATGCAATACATCCGCGAGCTGTCCAAAGGTGATAAAGCCTTCGAAAAAAGTATGCTGGAGCAGTTTGTTACGCAGCTGCCCGAAGACCTTTCCATGCTTAAAAATGCCATCATGATCAACGATCCTGTAAGCATTCGGGCCACGGCCCATAATCTCAAAACAACCGTGTCATTTACCGGGCTGGAAACCCATCTCTACCCTATCCTCGAACAGCTGGAACAGATAGATGAAAACACCTACAACGCCACCACTGTGCAGGAGTTGTTCTATACACTGAAACAGCTGTGTTTACAGGCTATCCAGGAAGCTATCGATATCACGATCTGA
- a CDS encoding tetratricopeptide repeat protein, translating into MKKLLVSLLFCTASASVMAQRAKVSSADENLKKQDLEKAKADIDAALQNEKTKNDAKTWLVNGKILEAMGTKQKSAALALEAYTSFKKALEIDPKMKEAILEMSGPMFNVYATIANAGYGFLNEQKWDSSVVDFKHAFEIADYYNSKNLGTTIPTDTALTFYTGYAANMANKKDDALTFLKKAADLQFKGEPALYVVLGQLYEEKGDQANWLKTIEQGKALFPKDKRFNDMEMAFYSKTGKTNELLSMLEKKMADNPNDEAAILDYAIRVDNLANPRDEKGNDAPKPANYEELIGKAEGAYKKVLTLNASDATANFQLGALYFNKAVVFNKQLNDLDSKQQTSSKAKELQGKVEGLMNQALPFFEKADASFTAKASSLDASDKQTYESCLYALQKIYAIKNQTAKVEEVKKKLDALK; encoded by the coding sequence ATGAAAAAATTATTGGTATCTCTTCTCTTTTGTACGGCCAGCGCGTCGGTGATGGCCCAAAGGGCAAAAGTTAGCAGCGCAGATGAGAACCTGAAAAAACAAGATCTGGAGAAAGCCAAAGCGGATATCGATGCAGCGTTACAGAACGAAAAAACAAAGAACGATGCAAAGACCTGGCTGGTAAATGGTAAAATCCTCGAAGCGATGGGCACCAAACAAAAGAGTGCAGCACTCGCCCTCGAAGCTTATACCTCCTTCAAAAAAGCATTGGAGATAGATCCTAAAATGAAAGAAGCCATTCTTGAAATGAGCGGACCTATGTTCAACGTATACGCTACTATAGCCAACGCTGGTTACGGTTTCCTGAATGAACAGAAATGGGATTCTTCAGTAGTAGATTTCAAACATGCCTTCGAAATTGCTGACTACTATAACAGCAAAAACCTGGGTACTACCATCCCTACAGATACAGCACTCACTTTTTACACCGGTTATGCTGCAAACATGGCCAATAAAAAAGATGATGCATTAACCTTCCTGAAAAAAGCTGCCGACCTGCAGTTCAAAGGCGAACCTGCACTGTACGTTGTACTGGGTCAGCTGTATGAAGAAAAAGGTGACCAGGCCAACTGGCTCAAAACCATCGAACAAGGTAAAGCTTTATTCCCTAAGGATAAACGCTTCAACGATATGGAAATGGCCTTCTACAGCAAAACCGGTAAAACCAACGAGTTACTGTCTATGCTGGAAAAGAAAATGGCTGATAATCCAAATGACGAAGCAGCCATCCTGGATTACGCTATCCGCGTAGATAACCTGGCTAATCCCCGCGACGAAAAAGGTAACGACGCTCCTAAACCAGCTAACTACGAAGAACTGATCGGCAAAGCAGAAGGTGCTTACAAAAAAGTACTGACTTTAAACGCTAGCGATGCTACTGCTAACTTCCAGCTCGGTGCCCTGTACTTCAACAAGGCCGTTGTGTTCAACAAACAACTGAACGATCTGGACAGCAAACAACAGACTTCTTCCAAAGCAAAAGAACTGCAGGGTAAAGTAGAAGGTCTGATGAACCAGGCGTTGCCTTTCTTCGAGAAAGCTGATGCCAGCTTCACCGCTAAAGCCAGCAGCCTCGATGCCAGCGACAAACAGACTTATGAAAGCTGCCTGTACGCACTGCAGAAAATCTATGCTATCAAAAACCAGACTGCGAAAGTAGAAGAAGTGAAAAAGAAACTGGACGCACTGAAATAG
- the gyrA gene encoding DNA gyrase subunit A, whose protein sequence is MTEHTENQQEGRIVQINIEEQMKTAYIDYSMSVIVGRALPDVRDGLKPVHRRVLFGMNELGNTSSKPYKKSARIVGEVMGKYHPHGDASIYDTIVRLAQPWSMRYPMVDGQGNFGSVDGDMPAAMRYTEIRLQRIAEAMLEDIEKETVDFTNNFDDTLEEPTVLPTRIPNLLVNGASGIAVGMATNIMPHNLSEVVDGAVAYIDNRDITIEELIKYIKAPDFPTGGVIYGFEGVKQGFETGRGRVVVRGKINAETAKNGRERLVIYELPYQINKAVLHQKIAQLVNDKIIEGITDVRDESDREGMRLVIDLKKEAISNVIINQLFKYSELQTSYGINNVALVKGRPRILNLKDMLAEFIDFRHEVVVRRTRFDLRKAEEKAHILAGYLIALDHLDQVIALIRASNTPDVARDGLMTQFGLSEIQAKAILELRLQRLTGMERDKIRAEYDEIMKLIAYLKDVLNDEALRMNIIKEELLEVKKKFGDERKTEIQYLASEMRIEDIIAEEDVVITISHLGYIKRTSAYDYRQQKRGGRGAIGGKTRDEDYIEHLFVASTHHTMLFFTEKGRCYWLKVYEIPEGEKSGKGRAIQNMIQLPADDKIRAIIDIKDLGDKDFINNHYIILCTKKGIIKKTLLEEFSRPRQNGVNAITINEGDQLLEAKLTTGDSQIMMAIQSGRAIRFPEATVRDTGRGAIGVRGIEVDSEKDEVVGMICVNKDDESRTVLVVSEKGFGKRTNIEEYRITNRGGKGVKTINITEKTGSLIAILDVTEKHDLMITCKSGITIRMAVSDIREAGRATQGVRLIRLDDADEIAAVARLDEQEEEEIVEGMEGETGTEANESTESAADQETVAEGPDAPQE, encoded by the coding sequence ATGACAGAGCACACGGAAAATCAGCAGGAAGGGAGGATTGTTCAGATAAACATCGAGGAACAAATGAAGACGGCTTATATCGATTACTCCATGTCAGTAATCGTAGGTCGTGCCTTGCCCGATGTGAGAGATGGTTTAAAGCCTGTACACCGCCGCGTTTTATTCGGTATGAATGAGCTGGGCAACACCAGCAGCAAGCCATACAAGAAGTCAGCGCGTATTGTGGGTGAGGTAATGGGTAAGTACCACCCGCATGGTGACGCCTCTATCTACGACACCATTGTTAGGCTGGCCCAGCCCTGGAGCATGCGTTACCCCATGGTGGACGGTCAGGGTAACTTCGGATCGGTAGACGGCGATATGCCCGCTGCGATGCGTTACACCGAGATCCGTCTTCAGCGTATTGCAGAAGCTATGCTGGAGGACATCGAAAAAGAAACGGTAGATTTCACCAACAACTTCGATGACACCCTCGAAGAACCTACCGTATTACCTACCCGTATTCCCAACCTTCTTGTAAACGGTGCCTCCGGTATCGCGGTAGGGATGGCCACCAACATCATGCCTCATAACCTCAGCGAGGTGGTAGATGGTGCCGTAGCCTATATCGACAACAGAGACATTACCATTGAAGAACTCATCAAATACATCAAAGCCCCCGACTTCCCTACAGGAGGGGTGATATATGGTTTTGAAGGCGTTAAACAAGGCTTTGAAACCGGAAGAGGAAGAGTAGTGGTAAGAGGTAAGATCAACGCTGAAACGGCTAAAAACGGCCGCGAAAGACTGGTGATCTATGAACTGCCTTACCAGATCAATAAAGCTGTACTGCACCAGAAGATCGCTCAGCTGGTCAATGATAAAATCATCGAAGGCATCACCGATGTGCGCGACGAAAGTGACCGCGAAGGAATGCGCCTGGTAATCGATCTCAAAAAGGAAGCTATTTCCAACGTGATCATCAACCAGTTGTTTAAATATTCTGAACTCCAGACTTCCTACGGTATCAACAACGTTGCGCTGGTAAAAGGTCGTCCACGTATCCTCAATCTGAAGGATATGCTGGCCGAGTTCATCGACTTCCGTCATGAAGTAGTGGTGAGAAGGACCCGCTTCGATCTCCGTAAAGCAGAAGAAAAAGCACATATCCTCGCAGGTTACCTCATCGCACTGGACCACCTCGATCAAGTGATTGCCCTGATCCGTGCCTCTAATACACCAGATGTGGCCAGAGACGGACTCATGACCCAGTTTGGTCTTTCCGAGATCCAGGCTAAAGCCATCCTGGAACTTCGTCTGCAACGTCTTACCGGCATGGAACGCGATAAGATCCGCGCTGAGTACGACGAGATCATGAAACTGATCGCTTACCTGAAAGATGTACTGAATGATGAGGCACTGCGAATGAATATCATCAAGGAAGAACTGCTGGAAGTGAAAAAGAAATTCGGTGACGAACGTAAAACCGAAATCCAGTACCTGGCCAGCGAAATGAGGATCGAAGATATCATCGCAGAAGAAGACGTGGTAATCACCATCTCCCACCTGGGATATATCAAACGTACTTCTGCCTACGACTATCGTCAGCAGAAACGCGGCGGCCGCGGCGCCATCGGCGGCAAGACCCGTGATGAGGACTATATTGAACATCTGTTCGTTGCCTCTACCCACCACACCATGCTGTTCTTCACCGAAAAAGGACGTTGCTACTGGCTCAAAGTATATGAGATCCCTGAAGGTGAGAAAAGCGGTAAAGGACGTGCTATACAGAATATGATCCAGCTGCCGGCCGATGATAAGATCCGTGCGATCATCGATATCAAGGATCTGGGCGACAAGGATTTTATCAACAATCACTATATCATACTCTGCACCAAAAAAGGTATCATCAAAAAAACACTGTTGGAAGAGTTCTCCCGTCCTCGTCAGAACGGTGTAAACGCTATTACCATCAACGAAGGTGATCAGCTGCTGGAAGCAAAACTCACCACCGGCGACAGCCAGATCATGATGGCTATCCAGAGCGGCCGTGCTATCCGTTTCCCGGAAGCTACCGTGCGTGACACCGGTCGTGGTGCTATCGGTGTAAGAGGTATCGAAGTTGACAGCGAGAAAGATGAAGTGGTTGGTATGATTTGTGTTAACAAAGACGACGAATCACGGACAGTGCTGGTGGTATCTGAAAAAGGTTTCGGTAAAAGAACAAATATTGAAGAATACCGTATCACCAACAGAGGTGGTAAAGGGGTGAAAACCATCAATATCACAGAAAAAACCGGTAGCCTCATCGCCATCCTGGACGTAACAGAGAAACATGACCTGATGATCACCTGTAAGTCTGGTATCACCATTCGTATGGCGGTATCCGATATTCGTGAAGCTGGTCGTGCTACCCAGGGGGTACGCCTGATCCGCCTCGACGATGCAGATGAAATTGCAGCTGTAGCCCGCCTCGATGAACAGGAAGAAGAAGAAATTGTAGAAGGAATGGAAGGCGAAACCGGTACTGAAGCAAATGAAAGCACAGAAAGTGCAGCAGACCAGGAAACTGTAGCAGAAGGTCCTGATGCTCCGCAGGAATAG
- a CDS encoding saccharopine dehydrogenase C-terminal domain-containing protein — protein MKNILLFGAGKSATSLIDYLLANAPRQKWHLTVADHDLMLIKSKTGKSYYATPAAIDIKDQAARQQLIQETDLVISLLPPHLHIIVAKDCLHFKKNLLTASYIDPEVRKLEKDIEKAGLLFMYEMGLDPGIDHMSAMKLIHSIEKKGGQIFSFKSYCGGLISPDSIDNPWQYKISWNARNVVLAGSSGAVYREKGKTREVSYEQLFDHNKTIPVPGLGKLAYYPNRDSLGYMESYKLENIATFMRATLRFPDFCEGWNALIKLGLTNDTNKLQTDHLTYFDWAAQHIEGADKQAGHEEVMARFLGVSSKAKVIRQLRFLGLLNGDTINLGEQTNAGILQHLVEDKLKMEPSDKDMIVMMHEIEFERRNMATRIHSYMIAQGEDNIRTAMAKTVGLPLGIMAKLLLQEKITLTGLQIPVMPEVYNPVLKELEEHDIRFEESFE, from the coding sequence ATGAAGAATATACTGTTGTTTGGGGCCGGAAAATCGGCGACCAGCCTGATCGATTATCTGCTGGCCAATGCCCCTAGACAAAAATGGCATCTCACTGTCGCAGACCACGACCTGATGCTAATCAAATCAAAAACCGGCAAGTCGTATTACGCCACCCCGGCAGCTATCGATATCAAAGACCAGGCTGCAAGGCAGCAACTGATACAGGAAACAGACCTCGTTATCTCCCTGCTCCCTCCCCATCTGCACATCATCGTAGCAAAAGATTGTCTCCATTTCAAAAAAAACCTCCTCACCGCTTCCTATATAGACCCTGAAGTACGCAAACTCGAAAAAGACATCGAAAAAGCAGGCCTCCTGTTCATGTATGAAATGGGCCTCGACCCCGGCATCGATCATATGTCTGCCATGAAACTCATTCATTCCATTGAGAAAAAAGGCGGACAGATATTTTCCTTTAAATCCTACTGCGGCGGCCTTATCTCCCCCGACAGTATCGATAATCCATGGCAGTACAAAATCTCCTGGAACGCCCGCAACGTAGTGCTGGCCGGCAGCTCCGGCGCCGTCTACCGTGAAAAAGGCAAAACAAGGGAAGTTTCCTACGAACAACTCTTTGACCATAATAAAACCATCCCGGTACCGGGACTAGGCAAACTAGCCTATTATCCCAACCGCGACTCCCTGGGATATATGGAATCCTACAAACTGGAAAATATTGCGACCTTTATGCGGGCAACACTCCGCTTTCCGGATTTCTGTGAAGGCTGGAATGCACTCATCAAATTAGGCCTTACCAACGATACCAATAAACTACAAACCGACCATCTCACCTACTTTGACTGGGCCGCCCAACATATCGAAGGTGCCGACAAACAGGCCGGACACGAGGAAGTGATGGCCAGATTCCTGGGCGTCAGCAGCAAAGCAAAGGTGATCCGCCAGCTGCGTTTCCTCGGATTGCTCAACGGTGATACCATCAACCTGGGCGAACAAACCAATGCAGGCATTCTGCAACATCTGGTAGAAGATAAACTGAAGATGGAGCCGTCTGATAAAGACATGATTGTGATGATGCACGAAATTGAATTCGAACGCCGTAATATGGCCACACGCATACACAGCTATATGATCGCGCAGGGAGAAGACAACATACGTACTGCCATGGCCAAAACTGTCGGCCTGCCACTTGGCATCATGGCCAAACTACTGCTACAGGAGAAAATTACGCTCACTGGCCTGCAGATACCAGTGATGCCTGAAGTATATAATCCGGTATTAAAGGAACTCGAAGAACACGATATCCGCTTTGAGGAAAGTTTTGAGTAG
- a CDS encoding Sir2 family NAD-dependent protein deacetylase: MKPRLVVLTGAGISAESGLRTFRDSDGLWEGYDVYEVASPKGWVKNPGLVLDFYNVRRQDVKAAMPNEAHIGLAKLEEKYDVRIITQNIDDLHERGGSSRVLHLHGEIFKMRSVTNEQLVYDIHEDIRLGDVAADGGQLRPHIVWFGEDVTMMKQAVMEVLWADIFVVIGTSLQVYPAASLLDYVKPYVPIYVIDKKIPEVETRGRVVRIEKPATSGVAELLSLL; this comes from the coding sequence ATGAAACCAAGATTAGTGGTGCTGACCGGAGCCGGCATCAGTGCAGAAAGTGGCCTCCGGACATTTCGTGACTCAGATGGCTTATGGGAAGGGTATGACGTATATGAAGTAGCTTCCCCCAAAGGCTGGGTAAAGAATCCCGGCCTGGTACTGGATTTTTACAATGTCCGCCGCCAGGACGTGAAGGCGGCTATGCCCAATGAAGCCCATATCGGGCTGGCAAAACTGGAAGAAAAGTATGACGTGCGTATTATCACACAAAACATAGATGATCTGCATGAAAGAGGTGGTTCTTCCCGGGTACTGCATTTGCATGGCGAGATTTTCAAGATGCGTAGTGTTACCAATGAACAGCTGGTGTACGACATCCACGAAGACATCCGGCTGGGAGATGTGGCAGCGGATGGAGGGCAGTTGCGCCCGCACATCGTGTGGTTTGGCGAGGATGTAACGATGATGAAACAGGCGGTGATGGAAGTGTTGTGGGCAGACATCTTTGTGGTAATCGGGACTTCGCTGCAGGTATATCCGGCAGCAAGTCTGCTGGACTATGTGAAGCCATATGTGCCCATTTATGTGATCGATAAAAAGATCCCGGAAGTAGAAACCAGAGGCCGGGTGGTGCGTATCGAAAAGCCCGCTACCTCAGGTGTGGCAGAACTCTTATCATTATTATAA
- a CDS encoding DUF4349 domain-containing protein encodes MKYIVHLIVVCFLFSCGKTSSPSIANQASAIAQNETVAAVAAERHAFAEKEVKKDNTPPTPAEPASQKIIKTARISFAVDDFAAAKKRIADIVSKTGGYLSSEVESRGSTEWRNHLEIKVPAAAFDSCVGSLTSGVSRLDQKNITSQDVTAEYVDLDARMKTRIATEQRYLDILKQARNVKEILEVEVQLKTIREEIEAAKGRLQYIDHQVSYSIIYLDYYQTLALSAPEGPGFLQRSWLSVREGWNSLLGLAIEALGLWPFVLIIIFIFIFIKRRLKRNRKQAITS; translated from the coding sequence ATGAAGTACATAGTCCATCTCATCGTCGTATGCTTCCTGTTTTCCTGTGGTAAAACATCTTCCCCAAGTATCGCCAATCAGGCCTCAGCAATTGCTCAAAACGAAACGGTAGCTGCAGTGGCAGCAGAACGTCACGCTTTTGCAGAAAAGGAAGTCAAGAAAGACAATACCCCGCCTACACCCGCCGAGCCGGCATCCCAGAAAATTATTAAAACAGCAAGGATCAGTTTTGCCGTAGACGATTTTGCAGCTGCAAAAAAACGTATAGCCGATATCGTTAGTAAGACCGGCGGCTATCTGTCATCAGAAGTAGAGAGCCGCGGCAGTACAGAGTGGCGTAATCATCTGGAGATAAAAGTACCTGCCGCAGCATTTGATAGTTGTGTGGGAAGTCTTACCAGCGGCGTTTCCCGGCTGGACCAGAAAAACATCACTTCCCAGGATGTAACAGCAGAATATGTTGACCTCGATGCCCGCATGAAAACAAGGATAGCTACCGAACAACGTTATCTTGATATCTTGAAACAAGCCCGCAACGTAAAGGAAATACTGGAAGTGGAAGTGCAGCTGAAAACAATCCGGGAGGAGATTGAAGCGGCTAAGGGGCGTCTGCAGTATATCGATCATCAGGTGAGCTATAGTATTATCTATCTTGATTATTACCAGACTTTGGCGCTGTCTGCGCCGGAAGGTCCCGGTTTCCTGCAGCGGTCCTGGCTCTCGGTCCGTGAGGGCTGGAATAGCCTTCTGGGCCTCGCTATAGAAGCATTGGGCCTGTGGCCGTTTGTGCTGATTATCATTTTTATTTTTATATTTATAAAAAGGCGGCTGAAAAGAAACAGGAAACAAGCGATAACGTCCTGA
- a CDS encoding EVE domain-containing protein — translation MNYWLVKSEPFKYSWDQFVKDKVTFWDGVRNYQARNNLKAMKKGDKVLFYHSNEGLAVVGLATVAKEHYQDPTTPDPNWVVVDLKPVKAFKVPVTLAQMKTEKRLAELSLIRQGRLSVCDVTKEQFDVIMEMGGME, via the coding sequence ATGAACTATTGGCTTGTCAAATCGGAACCCTTCAAGTATTCCTGGGACCAGTTTGTGAAAGATAAAGTGACCTTCTGGGATGGTGTGCGTAATTACCAGGCACGCAACAACCTCAAGGCGATGAAAAAAGGAGACAAGGTATTGTTTTACCACAGCAACGAAGGCCTCGCCGTTGTAGGTCTGGCTACCGTAGCGAAAGAACATTACCAGGATCCTACCACGCCAGACCCGAACTGGGTTGTGGTAGATCTGAAGCCTGTCAAAGCGTTTAAAGTACCAGTAACCCTGGCACAAATGAAGACAGAGAAAAGGCTTGCAGAGCTCTCCCTGATCAGACAAGGCCGCCTGTCTGTATGCGACGTCACGAAAGAACAGTTTGACGTAATTATGGAAATGGGAGGCATGGAATAA
- a CDS encoding (Fe-S)-binding protein → MNVQLFIPCFVDQLFPETAFNMVKVLEKLGCNVMYNPEQTCCGQPAYNAGYQDECRTVATKFVKDFKTFDYIVAPSGSCTGFVRNYYNKLFDNSAAHNDVKLLRKNLYEFTEFLTEVLHVTDLGATLNGVGTYHDACGALRECGIKEGPRKLLEKVKGLELKEMNDCEVCCGFGGTFSVKFEPISMGMGEQKVHNAVNSGADYLISTDLSCLMHLDGYIRKHGTNIKVMHIADVLASGW, encoded by the coding sequence ATGAATGTACAGTTATTTATACCGTGTTTCGTAGACCAGCTGTTTCCTGAAACGGCCTTTAATATGGTGAAAGTGCTGGAGAAACTAGGGTGTAACGTGATGTATAATCCGGAGCAAACCTGCTGCGGCCAGCCAGCTTACAATGCCGGCTATCAGGACGAATGCAGGACCGTTGCTACCAAATTTGTGAAGGACTTCAAAACTTTCGACTACATTGTTGCCCCCAGTGGCTCCTGCACCGGTTTCGTTCGTAATTACTATAATAAACTGTTTGATAATTCAGCAGCACATAACGATGTGAAACTGTTGCGCAAAAACCTCTACGAATTCACGGAATTTCTGACGGAAGTATTACATGTGACAGATCTGGGCGCCACCCTCAACGGGGTAGGTACTTACCACGATGCCTGCGGAGCTCTGCGTGAATGTGGCATCAAGGAAGGCCCCCGGAAACTGCTGGAGAAAGTAAAAGGCCTGGAATTAAAAGAGATGAATGACTGTGAAGTGTGTTGCGGTTTTGGCGGTACCTTCTCCGTGAAGTTTGAACCCATCTCTATGGGTATGGGCGAACAAAAAGTCCACAACGCTGTCAACAGCGGAGCCGACTATCTCATCTCCACAGACCTTTCCTGCCTGATGCACCTGGATGGCTACATCCGTAAGCATGGTACCAATATTAAAGTGATGCATATCGCCGATGTACTGGCGAGTGGCTGGTAA
- the ribH gene encoding 6,7-dimethyl-8-ribityllumazine synthase — MSEHNKSLLNDTGILNLEDASVVMVYTEWNDTIVNELVAGCERSLEQYKVAKSNKIIVPGAFEIPYACKQYWENTKGTGNQPGAIIAFGCVIRGETPHFDYVCKAVTEGILQLNLQLPVPVIFGILTVDNEQQALDRLGGAHGHKGEEAAITALKMISLQRDLARGL; from the coding sequence ATGTCTGAGCACAATAAAAGCTTGTTAAATGATACTGGCATTCTCAACCTGGAGGATGCCAGTGTTGTTATGGTATATACCGAATGGAATGATACCATTGTGAATGAACTGGTAGCCGGATGTGAAAGGTCCCTGGAACAATATAAGGTGGCCAAATCCAATAAGATCATTGTACCCGGCGCTTTTGAAATCCCTTACGCCTGCAAGCAATACTGGGAGAACACCAAAGGTACCGGCAACCAGCCTGGCGCTATTATTGCGTTCGGTTGTGTGATCCGCGGAGAAACACCTCACTTTGATTACGTGTGTAAGGCTGTCACAGAAGGTATCCTGCAACTGAACCTTCAATTACCCGTTCCCGTTATATTCGGCATATTGACGGTAGATAATGAACAGCAGGCCCTTGACAGACTGGGTGGCGCTCATGGCCATAAAGGCGAAGAAGCTGCTATCACCGCATTGAAGATGATTTCATTACAAAGAGACCTGGCGAGAGGACTTTAG